From Rutidosis leptorrhynchoides isolate AG116_Rl617_1_P2 chromosome 3, CSIRO_AGI_Rlap_v1, whole genome shotgun sequence, a single genomic window includes:
- the LOC139900909 gene encoding uncharacterized protein — protein MPTIEEAINTDDTSSINHLLFLHQNDNPGLILISKKLIGSENYASWKRSMIIALNVKNKLKIVTNEYTEPAANSTLRPLWERTNNMIISWISNTVTDEISNSLNFINTVSDLWKELQEHYSQIDGHRIYQLANDISQLKKNKCSIEVYYHKLKGLYDETDALEAQYICSYICTCENGRLNGEREQRKRLIQFLMGIEESYSKTRGQILLMQPVPSIAKAYGMI, from the coding sequence ATGCCGACGATCGAAGAAGCCATTAATACAGATGACACAAGTTCAATCAATCATCTGTTGTTCCTTCATCAAAATGATAATCCCGGACTCATTCTCATTTCAAAGAAGCTGATTGGATCTGAAAACTATGCAAGCTGGAAAAGATCGATGATTATAGCATTGAATGTCAAGAACAAGCTCAAAATTGTAACAAATGAGTACACTGAACCAGCTGCAAATTCAACCCTAAGGCCACTCTGGGAGAGGACCAACAATATGATCATATCCTGGATCTCAAATACAGTAACAGATGAGATAAGTAACAGTCTTAATTTCATAAATACTGTTTCTGATCTATGGAAAGAACTTCAAGAACATTATTCACAAATTGATGGCCATAGGATTTATCAATTAGCTAATGACATATCTCAGTTGAAAAAAAATAAATGTTCAATTGAGGTCTACTATCACAAGTTGAAAGGTCTGTATGATGAAACAGATGCACTTGAAGCAcaatatatatgtagttatatttGTACATGTGAAAATGGTAGGCTTAATGGTGAACGTGAGCAAAGGAAGAGGTTAATCCAATTCCTAATGGGAATTGAGGAGAGCTACTCAAAAACTAGGGGCCAGATCTTGCTAATGCAGCCAGTTCCATCAATTGCCAAAGCATATGGGATGATCTAA